A stretch of the Cuculus canorus isolate bCucCan1 chromosome 15, bCucCan1.pri, whole genome shotgun sequence genome encodes the following:
- the MRM2 gene encoding rRNA methyltransferase 2, mitochondrial produces the protein MARAGGGRTRCWHLVSKCLHTTAGFLKKTGTEHRWLERHLKDPFVKAAKQQHYRCRSAFKLLEIDDKLRILRPGLSVLDCGAAPGAWSQVAVERVNALGTDPAAPTGFVLGVDVLRISPLEGAVFLSEADIADPSTLRRIQSLLPAEKVDVILSDMAPNATGIRELDHQKLINLCLGLLNLSQSILKPKGTMLCKFWDGRESCLLQNRLREQFQDVRTIKPQASRKDSAESYYLARLYKEK, from the exons ATGGCTCGCGCGGGCGGCGGAAGGACCCG CTGTTGGCATTTGGTGAGCAAATGTCTTCACACCACAGCGGGGTTCCTGAAGAAAACTGGAACTGAGCACCGGTGGCTGGAGCGGCACTTGAAGGACCCCTTCGTCAAGGCGGCGAAGCAGCAGCATTACCGTTGCCGAAGCGCCTTCAAATTGCTGGAGATTGATGACAAGCTGCGTATCCTTCGCCCAGGACTTTCTGTTCTTGATTGTGGAGCGGCGCCTGGCGCCTGGAGCCAGGTTGCTGTAGAGAGGGTCAACGCATTGGGTACTG ATCCTGCTGCCCCCACTGGCTTTGTCCTTGGTGTTGACGTCCTGCGGATTTCTCCTTTGGAAGGAGCAGTCTTCCTGTCGGAGGCTGACATTGCAGACCCAAGCACGCTGAGGAGGATTCAGAGTCTGCTTCCTGCAGAGAAGGTGGATGTTATCTTGAGCGACATGGCACCTAATGCAACAGGCATTAGAGAACTGGATCATCAGAAGCTGATCAATCTATGTTTAGGCCTTCTGAATCTCTcccaaagtattttaaagccCAAAGGAACAATGCTTTGTAAATTCTGGGATGGACGTGAGTCCtgtcttctgcaaaacagactGAGGGAGCAGTTCCAAGATGTGAGAACTATAAAGCCGCAGGCCAGCCGGAAGGACTCCGCTGAATCTTATTATTTGGCAAGGCTGTACAAAGAGAAGTGA